The Sulfitobacter indolifex genome contains the following window.
TCCCAGACGTTTGACCGCCAGATCAAAGCGTTGCGCCACCATCTGCGCATAGGGCCCCTCGCCCCGCATGCGTTTATGCCAGCTCGCATCGTATTCTTTCCCGCCATGCATATCGCGCAGCCGTGCCATGATCCGCTCAGCACGGTCGGGGTAATGGGTGGCAAGCCACTCCTGCACCAAGGGCGACACCTCACGCGGCAAGCGCAGCATGATCCAACTGGCATGACGCGCCCCGGCATCCCGCCCGGCGGTCAGGATCGCCTCTAGCTCCGGGTCAGTAAGTGCTGGAACCATCGGCGAGGCCATGATCCGCACCGGCACCCTAGCCTCTGACAGCTTTCGGATCACCTGCAAACGTCGCTGCGGCGCGGGCGCGCGCGGCTCCATCAACCGGCTGAGCCGGGCGTCAAGCGTGGTTACCGAAATCCCAACCGCTGCGAGACCCCGCTTGGCCATGTCGCTCAGAATGTCGATGTCCCGCTCGATTAGGCTGCCTTTGGTAACAATCGCCACCGGGTGATTGAACGCCGAGAGCACCTCTAGGCATTCACGCATGATGCCATGAGTTTTCTCAATCGGCTGATACGGATCGGTATTGGTGCCGATGGCGATGGGCGCGACCTCATAGCGTTTCGCGCGCAACTCCCGCGCCAGCACCTGTGGCGCCTCGGGTCGGGCGATCAACTGCGTCTCAAAATCCAGCCCCGGCGACAGGCCGAGATAGGCGTGGCTGGGCCGGGCAAAGCAATAGACGCAGCCATGCTCGCAGCCGCGATATGGGTTGATCGACCGATCAAAGGGCAAGTCCGGCGAGCGGTTGTAGGTGATAACCTTGCGCGGCACTTCGATGCTGGTCTGTGTACGCAGCACCGGAAGCTCGTCTTCGCGCGCCCAACCGTCATCTTCCGCCACGCGGGCATGACGCTCAAACCGGCCCGCATCATTGCTGCCTGCCGCGCGGCCAAGCACGCGGAATCGCTGGTCTTCCCTATCCATGAAAGAAGGTTAGAACATTGCGCGAACATCAGCAAGTATCTCCCCCTCAACACCTTGTCCTTACACCGCAAAAAGCAGTAGTTTGCCGCCAAGGCGTCGCGCAAGGCGCGGGCGATGTCGCAAACCGCGACCCCGGCGCAAACGTTCCGTGAGACAAGGGCCCAAGTGTCATGCACCTGCACGCCCAGCAGAAGGAAACACCATGTCAGAAGAAGACGATATCATC
Protein-coding sequences here:
- a CDS encoding PA0069 family radical SAM protein — translated: MDREDQRFRVLGRAAGSNDAGRFERHARVAEDDGWAREDELPVLRTQTSIEVPRKVITYNRSPDLPFDRSINPYRGCEHGCVYCFARPSHAYLGLSPGLDFETQLIARPEAPQVLARELRAKRYEVAPIAIGTNTDPYQPIEKTHGIMRECLEVLSAFNHPVAIVTKGSLIERDIDILSDMAKRGLAAVGISVTTLDARLSRLMEPRAPAPQRRLQVIRKLSEARVPVRIMASPMVPALTDPELEAILTAGRDAGARHASWIMLRLPREVSPLVQEWLATHYPDRAERIMARLRDMHGGKEYDASWHKRMRGEGPYAQMVAQRFDLAVKRLGLTRAGVPLRCDLFRPPPVKGDQLSLF